A single Salvelinus namaycush isolate Seneca unplaced genomic scaffold, SaNama_1.0 Scaffold9, whole genome shotgun sequence DNA region contains:
- the LOC120043342 gene encoding chorion transcription factor Cf2-like — MYKLQLLSVFLNDRLTAAAVEIFGEVEKMLVEYQEENNRLRSLLRITPDIKLCRIDSLQVSLADSEEEVPPEQQHCEQEWSNSLGQEDPESTQIKEEQEEVRTSQEEEQLQGLEADIIEFNFTPSCVKSECDHEDPLQSLTLPQTQTVENRDRDSKPVDTEPFGTVTHLKGFKIPCGPPDNQNIAYSHSSAICSNPVGLDSSPQLDPNPQLDLNPPMGELCTCPFCGKTFKQKGNLSMHMRIHTGEKPFSCGDCGKSFIQKGDLRRHILTHTGEKPFSCNFCCKSFNQKGDLRRHILTHTGEKPFSCDYCGKGFIRKEHLTAHIRTHTGEVSVSSRT, encoded by the exons ATGTATAAACTACAGTTGTTGagtgtttttttaaatgatcGTTTAACGGCGGCTGCTGTGGAGATTTTCGGGGAAGTAGAGAAAATGTTAGTGGAGTACCAGGAGGAGAATAATCGTCTACGGAGCCTGCTGCGGATCACACCGGACATAAAACTATGTAGAATAG acTCCCTGCAAGTCTCTCTCGCTGACTCTGAAGAGGAGGTTCCCCCTGAACAGCAgcactgtgagcaggagtggagTAACAGTCTGGGGCAGGAGGACCCTGAGTCCACACAgattaaagaggaacaggaggaagtcaggaccagtcaggaggaagagcagcttcaaGGGCTGGAGGCTGATATCATAGAGTTCAATTTCACTCCTTCCTGTGTGAAAAGTGAATGTGATCATGAGGACCCACTTCAGTCCTTGACTCTTCCCCAAACCCAGACtgtggagaacagagacagagactctaAACCAGTAGATACTGAACCTTTTGGCACTGTGACCCACCTAAAAGGTTTCAAAATTCCTTGTGGCCCTCCAGATAATCAGAACATTGCTTACAGCCACAGTTCAGCCATATGCAGCAACCCAGTAGGACTTGATAGCAGCCCACAATTGGATCCCAACCCACAATTGGATCTTAATCCACCAATGGGGGAACTCTGCACCTGCCCCTTTTGTGGCAAGACCTTCAAACAAAAAGGAAATCTGTCCATGCACATGaggattcacacaggagagaaaccttttagctgtggtgactgtgggaagagctttaTTCAGAAGGGGGACCTAAGGAGACATAtactgactcacacaggagagaaaccattcagTTGTAATTTTTGCTGTAAAAGCTTCAATCAGAAAGGGGACCTAAGGAGACATATcctgactcacacaggagagaaaccatttagctgtgattACTGTGGTAAAGGATTCATTCGCAAGGAGCACCTAACTGCACATATACGGACTCACACAGGAGAAGTGTCGGTCTCAAGCAGAACCTAA